In Pseudomonas sp. p1(2021b), the genomic window TGGTGGTCGCTGGTGGCACCGGCGTGAATGCCGCCACGGGCAGTCAGGACGATGGCGCGCTTGCCGGTCAGCAGGCCTTGCGGGCCGGTCGGGGTGTACTTGAAGGTGATGCCGGCGCGCAGCACGTGGTCCAGCCAGGCCTTGAGAGTGCTGGGGATGGTGAAGTTGTACATCGGCGCCGCCATTACCAGCACATCGGCCGCGAGCAACTCCTCGGTCAGTTCGTTGGAGCGGGCCAGGGCATCCACTTCCGCCGCGCTGCGCTGCTCTTCAGGCTTGATCCAGCCGCCGAGCAGGTCGGCATCCAGGTGCGGCACAGGGTTGACGGCCAGGTCACGTACCTTGATCTCGTCGCCCGGGTGGGCCGCTTGCCACTGCTGGATGAAATCCTGGGTCAGCTGGCGGGAAACGGAATCCTGCTGGCGGGCGCTGCTTTCGATGATCAGTACGCGGGACATGGGAGCCTCCATCGGCGAACAAAGGGTTGCGATTCGATGGAGGTGAGATTAAAACTTGACCTATCGATAAAAAAGCGTAAATAGTGGGTGAAATCTATCGACTATTCCGTTCATTCGACTTTGCAGTTCACCGCGATGCGCAGCTTGATGATCTGCCGGTTGAACTTGGCGGTGACGTCCACGCTTTGGCCCGCCGGTACATTCACCCGGCGTACCCGCGGCGCCTCGGGGCCGTTGCGGAACGTCACCTTGCACGCCGCCGGGACCTGCCCGTAGTTATTCAAGGTGATGCTGCCGATGTCGTAGGCAGTGTCGTAGGTGGTGTAGTCCAGCTTGACCCCGGCCAGTTCCTTCTCCACCTCGATGGGGTAGGCCATGGCCCCCAGGGGCAGGCACAGCAGCAATGCCGCACAACATTTCTTCATTGGGCGCTCTCCTTGGAAGAGCGCAGCTTAGGACAACAGGAGCCGAAGATGAAAGCGCCACGTGTAACCCTGGATCAGTGGCGAACCCTCCAGGCGGTGGTCGACCACGGCGGGTTCGCCCAGGCCGCCGAAGCCCTGCACCGCTCGCAATCGTCGGTCAGCTACACCGTGGCGCGCATGCAGGAGCAGCTGGGCGTGCCGCTGCTGCGCATCGACGGGCGCAAGGCGGTGCTGACCGAAGCCGGCAATGTGCTGCTGCGCCGTTCACGCCACCTGGTCAAGCAGGCCAGCCAGCTCGAGGACCTGGCCCACCACATGGAGCAAGGTTGGGAGGCCGAGGTACGCGTGGTGGTCGATGCCGCCTACCCCAGCGCCCGCCTGGTCCGGGCGTTGAGCGCCTTCATGCCGCAAAGCCGCGGGTGCCGGGTACGCCTGCGCGAGGAGGTGTTGTCCGGCGTCGAGGAAGTGCTGCACGAAGGCATCGCCGACCTTGCCATCAGCAGCTACAACATCGGCGGCTACCTGGGCGCCGAACTGAGCTCAGTGGAATTCATCGCCGTCGCCCACCCCGAGCACAGCCTGCACCGCCTGGGCCGGGAAATCACCTTCCAGGACCTGGAAAGCCAGTTGCAGGTGGTGATCCGCGACTCCGGCCGTGCCCAGCCGCGGGATGTCGGCTGGCTCGGCGCCGAGCAGCGCTGGACAGTCGGCAGCCTGGGTACCGCCGCCACCTTCGTCAGCAGCGGCCTGGGCTTTGCCTGGCTGCCCCGGCACATGATCGAGCGCGAGCTGCGCGACGGCGTGCTCAAGCCGCTGCCGTTGGATCAAGGTGGCAGCCGTCACCCACTGTTCTACCTTTATTCGAACAAGGACAAGACCTTGGGTCCGGCCACGCAGATCCTCATCGAGCTGCTGCGCAATTTCGACACAGCGCCATTGGACGTGCCCTTCGCAGCCCCCCCACAAGCCTGAGAGGACCGCGCCCATGGCCTATTTCGAGCACGAAGGATGCACGCTGCACTACGAGGAATACGGCCAGGGCGAACCCCTGGTGCTGCTGCATGGCCTGGGCTCGAGCTGCCAGGACTGGGAACTGCAAGTCCCGGTGCTTAGCCGCCATTACCGGGTGATTCTGATGGATATTCGCGGTCATGGTCGCTCCGACAAACCTCGCGACGGCTACCAGATCGCGACCTTCAGTGCCGACCTGCTGGCCCTGCTGGAGCACCTGCAGACCGGCCCGGTGCACGTCGTCGGCCTGTCCATGGGTGGCATGGTGGGTTTTCAGTTCGCCGTCGACCACCCCGCCTGGCTACGCAGCCTGTGCATCGTCAACAGCGCCCCTGAGGTGCGACGCAACTCGATCGCTCACTGGATCTGGTGGATCAAACGCTGGAGCCTGGCGCGCATCCTCAGTGTCGAGACGATCGGCAAGGGCTTGGCCGAGCGGCTGTTCCCCAAGCCAGAACAAACCGAACTGCGTCACAAGATGGCCCAGCGCTGGGCGCGCAACGACAAGCGCGCCTACCTGCGCAGCTTCGATGCCATCGTCGATTGGGGTGTGCAGGCGCGCATCGGGCAGATCCGCTGCCCGACCCTGGTGATCGCCGCCGACCACGATTACACCCCGATACAACTCAAGGAGCGCTATGTCGCCCTGATGCCCCAGGCGACACTGGCGGTGATCGCCGATTCCCGGCACGCTACTCCCCTCGACCAACCCGAGGTCTTCAACCAGACCCTGCTGCACTTCCTCGCAGCAGCTTCCACTTCTCAAGGATCTTTGAGCCCATGCTGAAAAAACTCCTGCTCACCGCCTGCTCGGTCGCCTTCGCCACCAGCGTCATGGCTTCGGACAAGACCCCTCACGTCCTGCTGGACACCAGCTTCGGCCAGGTCGAGATCGAGCTGAACGCCGAAAAGGCGCCGATCAGCACGAAGAACTTCCTCGAATACGTCGACAGCGGCTTCTACAACAACACCATCTTCCACCGCGTGATCCCAGGCTTCATGGCCCAGGGCGGCGGCTTCACCGACCAGATGGTGCAAAAGCCGACCCGCGACCCGATCCGCAACGAGGCCAGCAACGGTCTGGCCAACACGCGCGGCACCCTGGCCATGGCGCGTACCTCCGACCCGAACTCGGCCACCAGCCAGTTCTTCATCAACGTGGCCGATAACGATTTCCTCAACCCGGGCCGCGACCGTGGCTACGCGGTGTTCGGCAAGGTGACCAAAGGCATGGAGGTGGTCGACCAGATCGTCAACTCGCCTACCACCACCAAGCAAGGCATGCGTGACGTACCAGCAGACCCGGTGTACATCAAGTCCGCCAAACGCATCGACTGATCGCCGGTCTCACAAGGATGTGAACCCGCCTTGAGGTCGGATGGAACAGGAGTGTGTCCACCATGTTGTACCGCCGCTTCGAACAGCTGATCGACATTTTCCGCGAGGCGCCCAGCGAGGCGCCGCCAAGCCAGGTATGGCCGTTCTACCTGTATTACCTGCGCCAGGTCTGGCCCAGCTTCATTGCGCTGCTGGTGGTCGGCCTGGTGGCCGCGCTGATCGAGGTGGCCATGTTCAGCTACCTGAGCCGGATCATCGACCTGGCCCAGGCCACGCCGGGCACCGAGTTCTTCAGCCGGCACAGCGGCGAGCTGGCCTGGATGCTGGTGGTCATCCTGGTGCTGCGGCCGGTGTTCTTCGGCCTGCACGACCTGCTGGTGCACCAGACCATCAGCCCGGGCATGACCAGCCTGATCCGTTGGCAGAACCACACCTACGTGCTCAAGCAGAGCCTGAACTTCTTCCAGAGCGACTTCGCCGGGCGCATCGCCCAGCGCATCATGCAGACCGGCAACTCCCTGCGCGACTCGGCGGTGCAAGCCGTGGACGCGCTCTGGCACGTACTCATCTACGCCATCAGCTCCCTGGTACTGTTCGCCGAAGCCGACTGGCGGCTGATGCTGCCATTGCTGGCCTGGATCGCCTGCTACATCGCCGCGCTCTACTACTTCGTACCCCGGGTCAAGGAACGCTCGGTGATTTCCTCCGACGCCCGCTCCAAGCTGATGGGGCGCATCGTCGATGGCTACACCAACATCGCCACCCTCAAGCTGTTCGCCCATACCGACTACGAACAGCAGTACGCCCGCGAAGCGATCAGCGAGCAGACCGAGAAGACCCAGCTGGCCTCGCGGGTGGTCACCAGCATGGACGTGGTCATCACCGGCCTCAACGGCCTGTTGGTAGTGGGCACCACGGGCCTGGCCCTGTGGCTGTGGAGCCAGTCGCTGATCACCGTTGGCGCCATCGCACTGGCCACGGGCCTGGTGATCCGCATCATCAACATGTCCGGCTGGATCATGTGGGTGGTCAATGGCATCTTCGAGAACATCGGCATGGTCCAGGACGGCCTGCAGACCATCGCCCAGCCGGTCAGCGTCATCGACAAGCCTGGCGCCCCGGCACTGCAGGTCAGCCGTGGCGCGGTGCGCTTCGACCATGTGGACTTTCATTACGGCAAGGGCAACAAGGTCATCGACGGGCTGGACCTGGACATCCGCCCCGGCGAGAAGATCGGCCTGATCGGCCCTTCCGGCGCCGGCAAGTCGACCCTGGTCAACCTGTTGCTGCGTCTGTACGACGTGGACAGCGGGCGCATCCTCATCGACGGCCAGGACATCGCCGAGGTCAACCAGGCCAGCCTGCGCGCGCAGATCGGCATGATCACCCAGGACACCTCGCTGCTGCATCGCTCGATCCGTGACAACCTGCTGTATGGCCGGCCGGATGCCAGCGAGGCGCAAGTCTGGGAGGCCGTGCGCCAGGCCCGGGCCGACGAATTCATCCCCCAGCTCTCCGACGCCCAGGGGCGCACCGGGTTCGATGCCCATGTGGGCGAGCGCGGTGTCAAGCTCTCCGGTGGCCAGCGCCAGCGCATCGCCATTGCCCGGGTGCTGCTCAAGAATGCGCCGATCCTGATCATGGACGAAGCCACCTCGGCGCTGGATTCGGAAGTCGAGGCGGCGATCCAGGAGAGCCTGGAGACCTTGATGCAAGGCAAGACGGTGATCGCCATCGCCCACCGCCTGTCCACCATCGCCCGTATGGACCGGCTGGTGGTGCTGGACAAAGGGCGCATCGTCGAAAGCGGTACCCATGCCGAGCTGCTGGCCGAGCGCGGGTTGTATGCGCGGTTGTGGCATCACCAGACCGGCGGGTTCGTCGGGGTGGATTGAATAGGGTCCGGGGCCGCCTTGCGGCCCTTCGCGGCACAAGGCCGCTCCTACACCTGCGATTGGGCCCGCTCAGGCCCTCCGGTAAGGCAACATCTCCCGCGCCTGCTCGGCATAGGCCCTCACCCCTGCCCGCTCCTGTTCGAGGAAATCCCCCACCGCCCGACGCAACCCCGGGTGCAGCAGGTAATGCCACGACCGGGTCAGCACCGGCTCGAAGCCCCGGATCAACTTGTGCTCGCCCTGGGCCCCGGCATCGAACCGCCGCAGCCCTTCTTCGATGGCGAACGTCATGCCCTGGTAGAAGCAGGTTTCGAAATGCAGCCGATCGAATTCGTCCAGGCACCCCCAATAACGCCCATACAGGCTGTCACCACCGACCAGGCTCAGGGCCATGGCCACCTCGCGCCCGTGCTGGCGGGCCACCACCACCCGCACTGCCTCGGGCATGCGCTCGGCCAGCAGGCTGAAGAATTCGCGGGTCAGATAGGGCGTACGGCGCCGCACCGCATAGGTGTTGGCGTAGCACAGGTAGACGAAGTCCCACTGCGCCTCGCTCAGTTCCTCGCCGCGCAACCAGCGGAAGTCGATCCCCTGCCCGGCCACCTGCTCGCGCTCCTTGCGCATCTGCTTGCGCTTGCGAGAGCTCAGGGTGTCGAGGAAGTCCTGGAAGTCGCGGTAGCCGCGGTTGTGCCAGTGAAATTGGCAACCCAGGCGCTCCATCCATCCCGGCAAGCCGGCGATGCGTTCGTCGAGGGCGCTGTCGGTGAAATTGATGTGCGCGCCAGAGAGCTCACCCTTGCCCAGGTACTCGGGAATGGCCTGCAGCATGAGCAACCCATCGGCCGGCTCGGCCGCCAGCAGGCGCGGACCGCTCACCGGGCTGAACGGTACCGCGCCGAGCAGCTTGGGGTAGTAGCGGATGCCCGCGCGTTCACAGGCATCGGCCCAGCCGTGATCGAACACGTACTCACCGAAGGAGTGCCACTTGCGATAGGCCGGC contains:
- a CDS encoding FMN-dependent NADH-azoreductase, translating into MSRVLIIESSARQQDSVSRQLTQDFIQQWQAAHPGDEIKVRDLAVNPVPHLDADLLGGWIKPEEQRSAAEVDALARSNELTEELLAADVLVMAAPMYNFTIPSTLKAWLDHVLRAGITFKYTPTGPQGLLTGKRAIVLTARGGIHAGATSDHQEPYLRQVMAFIGIHEVDFIHAEGLNISSEFHEKGLNQAKARLAAVA
- a CDS encoding 3-phosphoglycerate kinase is translated as MKKCCAALLLCLPLGAMAYPIEVEKELAGVKLDYTTYDTAYDIGSITLNNYGQVPAACKVTFRNGPEAPRVRRVNVPAGQSVDVTAKFNRQIIKLRIAVNCKVE
- a CDS encoding LysR family transcriptional regulator, with amino-acid sequence MKAPRVTLDQWRTLQAVVDHGGFAQAAEALHRSQSSVSYTVARMQEQLGVPLLRIDGRKAVLTEAGNVLLRRSRHLVKQASQLEDLAHHMEQGWEAEVRVVVDAAYPSARLVRALSAFMPQSRGCRVRLREEVLSGVEEVLHEGIADLAISSYNIGGYLGAELSSVEFIAVAHPEHSLHRLGREITFQDLESQLQVVIRDSGRAQPRDVGWLGAEQRWTVGSLGTAATFVSSGLGFAWLPRHMIERELRDGVLKPLPLDQGGSRHPLFYLYSNKDKTLGPATQILIELLRNFDTAPLDVPFAAPPQA
- a CDS encoding alpha/beta fold hydrolase, with amino-acid sequence MAYFEHEGCTLHYEEYGQGEPLVLLHGLGSSCQDWELQVPVLSRHYRVILMDIRGHGRSDKPRDGYQIATFSADLLALLEHLQTGPVHVVGLSMGGMVGFQFAVDHPAWLRSLCIVNSAPEVRRNSIAHWIWWIKRWSLARILSVETIGKGLAERLFPKPEQTELRHKMAQRWARNDKRAYLRSFDAIVDWGVQARIGQIRCPTLVIAADHDYTPIQLKERYVALMPQATLAVIADSRHATPLDQPEVFNQTLLHFLAAASTSQGSLSPC
- a CDS encoding peptidylprolyl isomerase, translating into MLKKLLLTACSVAFATSVMASDKTPHVLLDTSFGQVEIELNAEKAPISTKNFLEYVDSGFYNNTIFHRVIPGFMAQGGGFTDQMVQKPTRDPIRNEASNGLANTRGTLAMARTSDPNSATSQFFINVADNDFLNPGRDRGYAVFGKVTKGMEVVDQIVNSPTTTKQGMRDVPADPVYIKSAKRID
- a CDS encoding ABC transporter ATP-binding protein, yielding MLYRRFEQLIDIFREAPSEAPPSQVWPFYLYYLRQVWPSFIALLVVGLVAALIEVAMFSYLSRIIDLAQATPGTEFFSRHSGELAWMLVVILVLRPVFFGLHDLLVHQTISPGMTSLIRWQNHTYVLKQSLNFFQSDFAGRIAQRIMQTGNSLRDSAVQAVDALWHVLIYAISSLVLFAEADWRLMLPLLAWIACYIAALYYFVPRVKERSVISSDARSKLMGRIVDGYTNIATLKLFAHTDYEQQYAREAISEQTEKTQLASRVVTSMDVVITGLNGLLVVGTTGLALWLWSQSLITVGAIALATGLVIRIINMSGWIMWVVNGIFENIGMVQDGLQTIAQPVSVIDKPGAPALQVSRGAVRFDHVDFHYGKGNKVIDGLDLDIRPGEKIGLIGPSGAGKSTLVNLLLRLYDVDSGRILIDGQDIAEVNQASLRAQIGMITQDTSLLHRSIRDNLLYGRPDASEAQVWEAVRQARADEFIPQLSDAQGRTGFDAHVGERGVKLSGGQRQRIAIARVLLKNAPILIMDEATSALDSEVEAAIQESLETLMQGKTVIAIAHRLSTIARMDRLVVLDKGRIVESGTHAELLAERGLYARLWHHQTGGFVGVD
- a CDS encoding GNAT family N-acetyltransferase, with product MTSLYSLAHLRDLSAATWDALVPAGQPFLRHAFLGALEDSGSVAPATGWAAEHLVLERDGQVRAVLPAYRKWHSFGEYVFDHGWADACERAGIRYYPKLLGAVPFSPVSGPRLLAAEPADGLLMLQAIPEYLGKGELSGAHINFTDSALDERIAGLPGWMERLGCQFHWHNRGYRDFQDFLDTLSSRKRKQMRKEREQVAGQGIDFRWLRGEELSEAQWDFVYLCYANTYAVRRRTPYLTREFFSLLAERMPEAVRVVVARQHGREVAMALSLVGGDSLYGRYWGCLDEFDRLHFETCFYQGMTFAIEEGLRRFDAGAQGEHKLIRGFEPVLTRSWHYLLHPGLRRAVGDFLEQERAGVRAYAEQAREMLPYRRA